A genomic segment from Dechloromonas denitrificans encodes:
- the purM gene encoding phosphoribosylformylglycinamidine cyclo-ligase encodes MTQTTSLSYRDAGVDIDAGDALVDRIKPLAKKTLREGVLGGIGGFGALFEVPKRYKEPVLVSGTDGVGTKLKLAFELNRHDTVGQDLVAMSVNDILVLGAESLFFLDYFACGKLDVDTAASVVGGIAKGCELAGCALIGGETAEMPGMYPAGEYDLAGFAVGVVEKSKAIDGKTIAPGDVVLGLASSGAHSNGYSLVRKIIERSNPDMNAPFDGDRSLADVVMAPTRIYVKQVLATMEKVNIKGMAHITGGGLLENVPRVLPENTVAELTKAAWPRPKLFDWMQKEGNVAENEMHRTFNCGIGLVVVVAAADAAAALAELKAQGEAVYQIGVIRARQGDEAQTLVV; translated from the coding sequence ATGACCCAGACTACTTCCCTTTCCTACCGTGATGCCGGCGTCGATATCGATGCGGGCGATGCCCTCGTCGATCGTATCAAGCCGCTTGCCAAAAAAACCCTGCGCGAAGGCGTGCTCGGCGGCATCGGCGGTTTTGGCGCCCTGTTCGAAGTGCCGAAGCGCTACAAGGAGCCGGTGCTTGTGTCCGGTACCGATGGCGTCGGCACCAAGCTCAAGCTGGCTTTCGAACTGAATCGCCATGACACCGTTGGCCAGGATCTGGTCGCCATGAGCGTCAATGACATCCTGGTGCTCGGTGCCGAATCGCTCTTCTTCCTCGATTACTTCGCCTGCGGCAAGCTCGATGTAGACACCGCCGCTTCCGTCGTTGGCGGTATCGCCAAGGGTTGCGAACTGGCCGGCTGCGCCCTGATCGGTGGCGAAACCGCCGAAATGCCGGGCATGTACCCGGCGGGCGAATACGATCTGGCTGGTTTTGCGGTCGGCGTTGTCGAAAAGTCCAAGGCGATCGACGGCAAGACCATTGCGCCGGGTGACGTTGTGCTCGGCCTGGCTTCTTCCGGCGCCCACTCCAACGGCTACTCGCTGGTCCGCAAGATCATCGAACGCTCCAATCCGGACATGAATGCTCCGTTCGACGGCGACCGTTCGCTGGCCGACGTCGTCATGGCGCCGACCCGTATCTACGTCAAGCAGGTGCTGGCGACGATGGAGAAGGTCAATATCAAGGGCATGGCTCACATCACCGGTGGCGGCTTGCTTGAAAACGTGCCGCGCGTGCTGCCGGAAAACACCGTGGCCGAACTGACCAAGGCTGCCTGGCCGCGTCCGAAGCTGTTCGACTGGATGCAGAAGGAAGGCAACGTTGCCGAAAACGAAATGCATCGCACCTTCAACTGCGGTATCGGCCTGGTGGTCGTCGTTGCCGCTGCCGATGCCGCTGCTGCATTGGCCGAACTGAAGGCACAGGGCGAAGCGGTTTATCAAATTGGTGTCATTCGGGCCCGCCAGGGTGACGAAGCGCAGACCCTCGTGGTCTGA
- a CDS encoding LysR family transcriptional regulator — MNTDSELAFFCLLIKQGSLAATARELNLTPPAVSRRLTQLEERLGVRLLNRTTRRISLTSEGEVYFENAQRILSDIDDMERLVSSSRAAPKGLLRVNAPLGFGRSYIGPAISAFTRMYPDVEVQLHLTDRPISLPDEAVDVSIRFGDLPDSRLIAKKVAANRRLLCASPAYLRAAGQPVYPHDLTQHRCIVLRQNESAYGHWRLIKGKQTETIKVHGKLSTNDGEVALNWALEGHGILMRAEWDVAKYLRSGRLVQLLADYDTPAADVYAVYLERLNLSAKVAYFVEHLRDYLSQHADSPNQSRSSW; from the coding sequence ATGAATACCGATTCCGAACTGGCGTTTTTCTGTCTGCTGATCAAACAGGGCAGCCTTGCAGCAACAGCGCGAGAGCTGAACCTGACGCCGCCGGCGGTCTCTCGTCGCCTGACGCAACTGGAGGAGCGCCTTGGCGTACGTCTGCTGAACCGGACGACACGGCGGATCAGTCTGACCAGTGAGGGGGAGGTTTATTTCGAAAATGCGCAACGCATCCTGAGCGATATCGACGACATGGAGCGCCTGGTTTCAAGCAGCCGGGCGGCCCCGAAAGGCTTGTTGCGGGTCAACGCACCGCTGGGTTTCGGCCGTTCCTACATTGGCCCGGCAATTTCGGCATTCACGAGGATGTATCCGGATGTCGAGGTTCAACTGCACCTGACCGACCGTCCGATCAGCCTGCCGGACGAGGCGGTCGATGTCTCGATTCGTTTCGGTGATCTGCCTGACTCGCGCCTGATTGCCAAGAAGGTTGCTGCCAATCGACGACTGCTCTGCGCCTCGCCGGCTTATTTGCGTGCTGCCGGCCAGCCGGTCTACCCGCACGACCTGACGCAACATCGCTGCATCGTCCTGCGCCAGAACGAATCAGCCTATGGCCACTGGCGCCTGATCAAGGGGAAACAGACGGAAACCATCAAGGTGCATGGCAAATTGAGTACCAATGATGGCGAAGTTGCACTCAACTGGGCGCTGGAAGGTCACGGCATCCTGATGCGTGCCGAGTGGGATGTCGCCAAATATCTGCGCAGCGGCCGCCTGGTGCAATTGCTGGCGGATTACGATACGCCCGCTGCCGACGTTTATGCGGTCTATCTCGAACGTCTGAACCTGTCGGCCAAGGTGGCTTATTTTGTCGAGCATCTGCGCGATTACCTGAGCCAGCATGCCGATAGTCCGAATCAGAGCCGTTCCAGCTGGTAA
- a CDS encoding MFS transporter: MEMDIEKRTLRRITWRIVPFIMLLYFVAYLDRVNIGFAALTMKQDLGFTASILGFGAGIFFWGYFMFEVPSNIILHKVGARLWIARVMVTWGIISGCMAFVEGPTSFYVMRFLLGAAEAGFFPGIILYLSYWFPARHRAGVTAFFMAAAPISTALGSPVSAALLEMNGVMGLAGWQWMFILEAIPALILGVVVFFYMTDRPEKAKWLPDNERAWLVNAMNAENAAKGDGAKHGVLAGLANPRVLALAMIYFGTSAGLYTLGIWAPQIIKQLGVSSMTVGFLNAIPPIVSVVAMVLWSRHSDRTGERTWHVILACLAAAIGLVIAAGANSVVGLIAALTIVNVGISCAKPPLWSMPTMFLSGAAAATGIATINSIGNLGGFAGPAMIGWVKDQTGSYAGGLYFVAGLLVISAVLTLLLGRSQKPAMANTAEAAAH; this comes from the coding sequence ATGGAAATGGATATCGAGAAAAGGACCTTGCGCCGAATTACCTGGCGCATCGTGCCCTTCATCATGCTGCTGTATTTCGTTGCCTACCTGGATCGAGTCAATATCGGTTTTGCGGCCCTGACCATGAAGCAGGACCTGGGTTTTACCGCATCCATCCTCGGCTTTGGCGCAGGCATTTTTTTCTGGGGTTACTTCATGTTCGAAGTCCCCTCCAACATCATTTTGCACAAAGTCGGCGCACGACTCTGGATTGCCCGCGTGATGGTCACCTGGGGAATCATTTCGGGCTGCATGGCCTTTGTCGAGGGGCCAACCAGCTTCTACGTGATGCGTTTCCTGCTCGGCGCCGCCGAGGCCGGTTTCTTCCCCGGCATCATCCTGTATCTCAGCTACTGGTTCCCAGCCCGGCATCGGGCTGGCGTGACGGCCTTCTTCATGGCCGCGGCACCGATCTCCACCGCGCTGGGCTCGCCGGTTTCCGCCGCACTGCTCGAAATGAATGGCGTGATGGGGCTGGCCGGCTGGCAGTGGATGTTCATCCTCGAAGCGATCCCGGCGCTGATTCTCGGCGTGGTGGTTTTCTTCTACATGACCGACCGCCCGGAAAAGGCCAAGTGGCTGCCGGACAACGAGCGCGCCTGGCTGGTGAATGCGATGAATGCCGAAAATGCCGCCAAGGGTGACGGTGCCAAACACGGCGTCCTGGCTGGCCTGGCCAATCCTCGCGTACTCGCCCTGGCGATGATCTATTTCGGCACCTCGGCCGGCTTGTACACACTCGGCATTTGGGCACCGCAAATCATCAAACAGTTGGGCGTCTCGTCGATGACTGTCGGTTTCCTGAACGCTATTCCGCCCATCGTCTCGGTCGTCGCCATGGTCTTGTGGTCGCGCCATTCGGACCGCACCGGCGAACGTACCTGGCACGTCATCCTGGCATGCCTGGCCGCCGCCATCGGCCTGGTCATCGCCGCCGGCGCCAACAGCGTGGTCGGCCTGATTGCCGCGCTGACCATCGTCAACGTCGGCATCAGCTGCGCCAAGCCGCCCCTGTGGAGCATGCCGACCATGTTCCTGTCCGGCGCCGCAGCTGCCACCGGGATCGCCACCATCAACTCGATCGGCAACCTCGGCGGCTTCGCCGGCCCGGCCATGATCGGCTGGGTCAAGGATCAGACCGGCAGCTATGCCGGCGGCCTTTACTTCGTCGCCGGCCTGCTCGTGATCTCTGCCGTTCTGACACTGCTACTGGGCCGTTCGCAGAAACCAGCGATGGCCAACACCGCCGAAGCCGCAGCGCACTAA
- a CDS encoding septal ring lytic transglycosylase RlpA family protein, with product MRWVAAFVCGLLLLNGSPAVWAANKKPPARPVVGKSVKAVAGRAVARPSSVKSSKKTKKKQRAARATFAEVGQADIIESESVGLKGSASFYGHGFRGRKTSTGESFDVRKFTAASNHFPLGSMVAVRRLDNDLCAIVKVNDRMHAKHRQRVIDVSRGVAEYLEMLRAGVVLVRVAAMKHGWERQGMAACHAAFEIEKECLSCGRPPRLPEIGTEVPGRE from the coding sequence TTGCGGTGGGTCGCGGCATTCGTCTGCGGCCTGCTGTTACTGAATGGTTCGCCGGCTGTCTGGGCAGCGAACAAGAAACCACCGGCCAGGCCGGTGGTCGGTAAATCCGTCAAGGCCGTTGCAGGCAGGGCGGTTGCCAGGCCGTCATCGGTCAAATCATCGAAAAAAACCAAAAAGAAGCAGCGTGCAGCCAGGGCGACCTTTGCCGAGGTCGGGCAGGCCGACATCATTGAGTCGGAGAGCGTCGGACTGAAAGGTTCTGCCAGCTTTTACGGCCATGGTTTTCGGGGGCGTAAAACCTCGACCGGCGAATCCTTCGATGTCAGGAAGTTCACCGCGGCAAGCAATCATTTTCCACTCGGTTCGATGGTGGCTGTGCGCCGCCTCGACAATGACCTGTGTGCCATCGTCAAGGTTAACGACCGGATGCATGCCAAACACCGGCAGCGAGTCATCGATGTCTCGCGCGGCGTTGCTGAATATCTCGAAATGCTGCGCGCCGGTGTCGTGCTGGTGCGGGTTGCGGCCATGAAACATGGTTGGGAAAGGCAGGGCATGGCGGCATGTCATGCGGCATTCGAGATTGAAAAAGAATGCCTTTCCTGCGGTCGACCGCCGCGTTTGCCGGAAATCGGTACTGAGGTGCCGGGGCGGGAATAA
- the ttdA gene encoding L(+)-tartrate dehydratase subunit alpha codes for MDKEAAVQSLTDTMAKFTSYIGKRLPKDVKAKLADLRTLETNPLAKSIYDSMHGNQEAADKLNRPSCQDTGVIQYFIEAGANFPLLGELEDILREATVGATAMGPLRHNAVETFDEKNTGTNTGTQIPWLDWRITPELDSCTIDVYMAGGGCTLPGAAKVLMPGQGYEGVAEFVMDVITERGVNACPPLLVGVGVSTSVETAARLSKLAILRPVDSKSSNTKAALMEELLEQGLNEIGIGPQGLTGNNSVMGVNIESSARHPSTIGVAVNTGCWAHRRGKIKINADMSYEIISHEGVVL; via the coding sequence ATGGACAAGGAAGCAGCAGTACAGTCCTTGACGGACACCATGGCCAAATTCACGTCGTACATCGGCAAGCGCCTGCCCAAGGACGTGAAGGCAAAGCTGGCCGACCTGCGCACGTTGGAAACCAATCCACTGGCCAAGTCGATCTACGACTCGATGCACGGCAATCAGGAAGCGGCCGACAAGCTGAATCGCCCGAGTTGCCAGGACACCGGCGTCATCCAGTATTTCATCGAGGCGGGCGCCAATTTCCCGCTGCTCGGCGAACTGGAAGATATCCTGCGTGAGGCGACGGTCGGGGCAACAGCGATGGGCCCGCTGCGCCACAACGCCGTCGAAACCTTCGACGAGAAAAACACCGGCACCAACACCGGCACGCAGATTCCCTGGCTCGACTGGCGCATCACGCCGGAACTGGATAGCTGCACCATCGACGTGTACATGGCCGGCGGCGGCTGCACGCTGCCCGGCGCGGCCAAGGTGCTGATGCCGGGGCAAGGTTACGAAGGCGTCGCCGAGTTCGTCATGGATGTCATCACCGAACGCGGCGTCAATGCCTGCCCGCCGCTGCTGGTCGGCGTCGGCGTGTCGACCTCGGTCGAAACGGCGGCTCGTCTGTCCAAACTGGCGATCCTGCGGCCGGTCGATTCGAAGAGTTCGAATACCAAGGCCGCGCTGATGGAAGAACTGCTCGAACAGGGCCTCAACGAAATCGGCATCGGCCCGCAAGGCCTGACCGGCAACAACAGCGTGATGGGCGTCAATATCGAATCCTCCGCCCGCCACCCCTCGACCATCGGCGTCGCCGTCAATACCGGCTGCTGGGCGCATCGCCGCGGCAAGATCAAGATCAACGCCGACATGTCCTACGAAATCATTTCCCACGAAGGAGTCGTCCTGTGA
- a CDS encoding response regulator, producing MDAALRVYAVDDDQLILDILTGILDGFCQLETFSSGDLCLKRVAEQKPDLFLLDVSMPEIDGYALCRHLKEDWDTQDVPVYFVSGHDDIETRLICYEAGGDDFIIKPFEPAELQRKLAVAGRLLAEKKALHEQAGYAQKTAMSAMVSMGELGVVLQFLSKSFACATADELAAAVLEAMQQYDLQAAVQFRLGGEVLSVSQNGVNLPLEVSVLNHVQHSGRIFHFKSRCVFNYGQVTLMVNNMPVDDADRCGRIRDNGALLAEGAEARLRAIELEILTQRRRSGIESALPRLHDTLDAVQSNYRRNCFSLTQVMIEFQEALMKSYVHLGLTEDQEERMTAMASEFMQRMVGTQDESLQIVGQLEALAKSLEGLLRK from the coding sequence ATGGATGCTGCATTGCGTGTTTATGCCGTCGACGATGATCAACTGATTCTCGATATCCTGACGGGTATTCTTGATGGTTTTTGCCAGCTTGAAACCTTCAGTTCCGGCGACCTTTGCCTGAAACGCGTCGCCGAACAAAAGCCCGATCTTTTTTTACTCGATGTCTCGATGCCGGAAATCGACGGTTATGCCCTGTGCCGTCATCTCAAGGAAGATTGGGATACGCAGGACGTTCCGGTTTATTTCGTGTCCGGCCATGACGATATCGAGACGCGCCTGATTTGTTACGAAGCAGGGGGCGACGATTTCATCATCAAGCCTTTTGAACCAGCCGAACTGCAGCGCAAGCTGGCGGTTGCCGGGCGCTTGCTGGCTGAAAAGAAGGCGCTCCACGAGCAGGCTGGCTATGCCCAGAAAACCGCCATGTCAGCCATGGTCAGCATGGGCGAACTGGGGGTCGTGCTGCAATTTCTGAGCAAGTCCTTTGCCTGCGCAACGGCTGATGAACTGGCTGCCGCCGTGCTTGAGGCGATGCAGCAATACGATTTGCAGGCCGCGGTTCAGTTCCGGTTGGGGGGCGAGGTGTTGTCGGTCAGCCAGAACGGGGTCAACCTGCCGCTTGAGGTGTCGGTACTCAACCATGTGCAGCACTCTGGCCGGATTTTTCATTTCAAATCGCGTTGCGTCTTCAACTACGGCCAGGTCACCTTGATGGTGAACAACATGCCGGTCGATGATGCCGACCGTTGTGGCCGGATTCGCGATAACGGTGCTTTGCTGGCCGAAGGTGCCGAGGCCCGCTTGCGCGCCATCGAGCTGGAAATCCTGACCCAGCGCCGGCGTAGCGGCATCGAGTCAGCCTTGCCGCGCCTGCATGACACGCTGGATGCCGTGCAGTCGAATTACCGGCGCAATTGTTTTTCGCTGACCCAGGTAATGATCGAGTTTCAGGAAGCCTTGATGAAATCCTATGTGCACCTCGGCTTGACCGAAGACCAGGAGGAGCGCATGACGGCGATGGCCAGTGAGTTCATGCAGCGCATGGTCGGAACGCAGGACGAAAGCCTGCAGATCGTCGGCCAGCTTGAAGCCTTGGCCAAGAGCCTGGAGGGTTTGCTCAGGAAGTAA